The Litorilinea aerophila region TACCAGGTGGCCGCAGCCGGTGTAACAGGAGTTGGAGCCATTTACGGTTGCTCTTCATATCGACATCCCTCCGGGAGTTGAAACGCACTCAGGATTTCCTCGCGCACTTGAGCCGGTTCGGGGAAGCGATCGCTGAACTGATCCAGGGTGGGGGCGATCTCCTGGGGCTGGCCGTTGCGACAGAGGGCCACCAGCAGATAGGGCATGATCAGCCTGGCGCCATCCAGCCCCTGGGGGGTTCCGGCTTCTACACCCAGGGCCACAGCACGGCGGTAGTGGTCGACGATCTGGGGGAGGGCAGCCGCGGCCTGCTCTGGGGGCAGGGCGTCCAGGGTGAAGAGGAGCGAGTTGGCCAGCTCGCTGTGGGCGGCCATGGCCGCGGCGACCAGGAAGGGACGGGGTGTAGCCTCAAACGCCTGGATCACGGTGGTATAGTGGTCGCGGGCCGCGTCCAGCTCCGCTGCCAGCCCCTGGCAAAGGCCCCGGGTGTAGGCGATGCGGCCCAGGCCCAGGTGGGCGGTGATCTGCACCCCATCGGCCGCGGGATCGTCCGGGGTCAACACCTCCAGGGCCTGCTGGTACCTCTCCCGGGCTTCGTCCAGTAGCTCCCACGTCCAGTCGCAGAAGTCGCCCTTCAGGCTGGGCAGGCGGGCCAGCTGGAAGAGAACAATGCCCAGCCCATTGTAGATGCGGGGGTAACGCGGGTTCATCTCGCGGCCCGTCGCGTACGCGTCTCGGGCTTTCTCCAGCAGCCCGGCCCGGGCCTCCTGGGTGGCGCCGTGGGCCTCGGCGTAGAAGAGTTGTTGCAGGTAGGAGCTGCCCAGGAAGAGGTAAAGGATCTCCTGGCCGGTGCCGTCGCCCGCCTGTCCCCACTCGCCTCGGGTCGCCTCCTGGAACATCTGGGTCGCCTGTTGATAGCCCGCTTCCGTGCCCTGTTCGAAGTAGGAGAGGCCGATGAGGAGCTGGAGCAGGGCCCGCAGGCGCCTTTCCAGCCCGGCGTTCAGGTCCCGCATGGAGGCAGTGCTTTCGGGCTGGAAGAGGAGGGGCGTGCCCAGTGCGTGTTCGCCCAGCAGCTCGTTGGCCTGGGCAATGGAT contains the following coding sequences:
- a CDS encoding effector-associated domain EAD1-containing protein; amino-acid sequence: MPWHASLDPIQTILADLYPTEDAARRVVDQAGLNAQQIDFDGPAINRWHNILLEAERQGSVHAILAVAQAEYPRNQALSQAAAAYRPLPPGFRSLLVTKRRLGVGVVLVLLVLALAALPGLLPPRDAPSPTATPTQTPSPTATPTASPTPTPSPLPRMGDGQFNIAVAEFTALDPAGRPLLANQVPAISAASIAHYLEGETETFREITGQRAAVWGPEQGIQPVAPGAEAARAAAHNAHVLLYGTLRARADGRFELAPAFFVADPSIAQANELLGEHALGTPLLFQPESTASMRDLNAGLERRLRALLQLLIGLSYFEQGTEAGYQQATQMFQEATRGEWGQAGDGTGQEILYLFLGSSYLQQLFYAEAHGATQEARAGLLEKARDAYATGREMNPRYPRIYNGLGIVLFQLARLPSLKGDFCDWTWELLDEARERYQQALEVLTPDDPAADGVQITAHLGLGRIAYTRGLCQGLAAELDAARDHYTTVIQAFEATPRPFLVAAAMAAHSELANSLLFTLDALPPEQAAAALPQIVDHYRRAVALGVEAGTPQGLDGARLIMPYLLVALCRNGQPQEIAPTLDQFSDRFPEPAQVREEILSAFQLPEGCRYEEQP